GATCTGATATTCATGAAGAATTTGCAGAGTGTAGGGATGAACTGAGAAAATATAGGAGGAAGATGAGTGAAAGGCCAAAAGATAGGGGTGATATTAACCTAGGTGATGCAGGagttgatattgattttgatgaaTTAAGAACTGGTAGCAAGCAAAATAGGTACACAGGCTTAGTAGGGACATATGAGCCTTATTTTGGGTCGTTTGATACTGAAAGCTTTCCTTCAAATGCTGAAGATGAATTTGATGAATAACATAAGGAGAGAATGGCTGCCAAGAGGAGGAAAAAAGCCCTGATATTTGATCCAACTGTCAAGAAAATAACCTGGGAGTTGGGGATGACTTTTTAGAGTGTTGATGATTTTAGGTTGGTTGTTACTAAGTATGCAATTCATAAAGGAGTTCAAATTGAAAAGTATATTAATGAACCTGGTAGGGTGAGGGTAAAATGCATGCACCCAAAATGTCCATGGTTATTGGCTGCAAGCAAAGATGGCAGATCCAACAATTTTAAGGTAATAAAGTATTGTCCTGTCACAAGTGttacaaaacaaataaaaacaaactCTGCAACTCCAAATACCTTGCAAAGCATTACATGGATAAGATTGTGTCAACCAAATATGAAAGTTTAGGAGATGAAAAAGCTCATTAAGGATGAACTGGACATGTATGTTGGTAGGTCTACTCTCCATAGAGCTAGAGCAGAAATTCTGAAGGAGATATTAGGTGATGTGCATGTTGAATTCAAGAGACTCCATGATTATAGAGATATTTTATTACGGACAAATTCAGGTACAACTTGTGTTGTGAAGGTAGAAGATCAAGGTGAAGGCAAGATTGTCTTCAATTCATTTTACATGTGCTTCTATGCTATGAAAAAAGGATGGTCTGAAGGTTGCAGAAGGATAATTAGCCTTGATGGATTCTTTTTGAAAGGCATTTGTAAGGGTCAACTGCTTGTAGCAGTATCAAAGGATGGCAACAATCAGATATTCCCTATTGCTTGGGCCATTGTAGAGTGTGAGAACAGTTTCACTTGGACATGGTTTTCTGAAATGTGTgactcatgacttagagcttcaAGATAGAAGGGATCTCACTATCATGTCTGATATGCAAAAGGTGACTTCATTACTGTCAATACttaatttttcttatttatatttCTGTTGGTAACTAATATATTCTTCTTATGTTACGGGGATTGCTTAAAGCTGTATCAGAAGTATTGGCTGAAAGTGAATATAGGTGGTGTGCCAGACATATATTAGCAAACTGGTCCAAATATTGGAGAGGATTAGAGAGGAAAAATAACTTCTGGAGGTGTGCTAGAGCATCATGTGTGGCAGAATTGAATTTCCACCTGGACAACTTGAATATGCTTATGAATGGAATATGTGAGAGCCTCTTAAGGTATAACAAGGAAACCTGGTGCAGAGCATACTTCAACTGTGACAGAAAATGTGATATAATTGACAACAATATGTGCGAGATCTTTAATGCTTGGATACTTGCTGCTAGACACAAGACATTCATCACAATATTGGAGGAAATCAGAGTGAAAATGATGGAGAGAATAGGAAAGTTGAGGGAGTTTGTAGATACATGGATATGTGATATATCCCCAATTGCTATGAAAGTGTACCAGGATAACATGGTCCAGTCTATGAGGTGTACAATCAAATGGAATGGTGAATATGGCTATGAGGTTGAGGATACCTTATTAAGAGTGGTATTGAAGCACTGTGTGAATATGCAAACTCAGACTTGTACCTGCAGGTCATGGATGCTGAAGGGTATCCCTTGTGCTCATGCGATTGCTGCTATGCACTTCAAGAACATTGAGCTAATTAACTACATATCTCACTGGTACCACAAATCTACTTATCTGAAGGCATATTCAACATTTATCCAGCTTGTACCAAATATGCAGACATGGCCAACATCTACCAATTCACCAATTGAACCCCCACCAATTAAAAAGATGCCTGGCAGaccaaagaaaaagagaagaaactgAACATTCTAAGTCTGGAAAGCTTTCAAGAAGGGGTATGGAGATGACATGTTCAGACTGTGGTGGCTATGGACACAACAAAAGGAGCTGCCCCAAGAAATCAAGGCCTGCAGATTCTACTCCTGCAAATGCTTCTTATAGAGAAAGATGTGGAGGAAGAGGCAGAGGAAGAGAAACAGGAACAACTGCTCCTAGAGCTTCAACTTCAACTACTTCTGCCCCTGCTGCTACTGGTAGAGGAAGAGGAACTCGTAGAGGTAGAAGAAGTAATACACTTTCAACTTCAACTACTTCTGCCCCTGGAATAGGAAGATGAACTGGTAGAGGTAGTGGAAGAGGAACTAGAAGTTTTGGGTTTGGACTGTTTCAATCAAGCAGTGGGTTCACAAGTTTTTCTGTAAGTACTTCAAACTTAACTTTATGTCTTGTTTGATTTAACTACTTTACTAAATATTTTCTGTTTTGGCAGTCTGGTGGAGGTAAACTAATAGTGGTTTCTTATGGTGGTGAAAAGAGGTCTTCATCAGATATTCATGAATGTGCCTACAAGTCAACAAGTGGAGTAAAATGGAATGGTAGACCAGCCATTACTAGAAGACAACTTGAAAGAACTGCTGCATCCCATTCCAATCTAAGTCAAGCAAGTTCATCATCCCAGCCATCCAAGAACAACTATATGTAGTTGTGTATTGAATGTTGTTATTGTGATTGTTAAGTTATTTTGGAACTGTTGTTAGATTATTTTGGAACTGCTGTTAAGTGGTGTATTCAATGTTGTTATTTTGTTAAGGCAGGCTGTTGTTATTTTGGTATGCTGTTAAGATATCAACCTATATTTTTGTTAAGGCGGGCTACTATTAGGTGACTGTAATGAATACCTTTACTTTATGATGATAtgtgttttaaattgaaaatttctgGGCAGATTCATCTCTTTAGTTTTACTACTTTAGTATTTCAGCATTTGAGTTGTATTTTAGGCAGCAATTTTAGCCACTATTTAACTGTGTACGCAGTATATTATCTGCATTTTCAGCTCACATAGCAATAATCACAAACCAAACAACATTAACAGTTACAaaaaatttcattcatttctaaCAAAGGGATACAAAATCTACCAAAAAGCTTCATTCATTTTCTTACATTATATAACAATCAACACAATCAACTTCAATACAATTACAATTAAAACCAGCACACACAATCTCCTCCAATTTCTTTGAttcctattttcttttaataatgcATCAAACACCCTCTTCTTCTTAAGCAGCCCCAAAATCACAATTTTCAAGTGTTCTGGAGTTGGGGGATCAAACCACACAAAAAAATTACATGCCGAGCGACTGTCCCTCTGAAAATCGAAGAGAAAAAATTATTAAGGAATATAAAATCGATTATAAAAGTATAATTGATATTTACCTCATAAAATGGACATTCGTAAAATCGACGACTAGGATTATCAATACTCCATGACTGTATCACCACAACTTCTTCACCACAATAACAAAATTTTCTCAGATTATGCATTTCTCCTAACCCTAAAATTGAACCCTAGAAATTGAACCCTAATGTCGAAAAACAGAAGGAAGAAGTAAAAGAAGATTGTAATATTGGCAACAGAAAAACACCTAAGAAGatgtcaaaaagaagaaatattctgCAACTTCGAGCTTTCAAGGAGGAAGATGGAGGTGAATACGGGTCCAATTTGAGAAGAAATGGGTTgagggcccttttatttgtttaaaaatggccGTTGGGATTTGTTTATGGCCGTTGATTTAAGTCAGAAATTGTCTGCTTTTACTGTCCACGCGCTTCTACCGTTTTGTGTTACACACGCTTAGACCTGGTCACAAGAGGTGTGTACTAGATACACTTTAGAAAAGTTGCGTGCGTAATATTATTATCGTTCATAAAAAGTGTGTAAGGAGGATTTGAGCCATATGTCAGGTGGCAACTTATGTAATTTGCCTTCCCATTTTGATGAATATGGTGATTAGCGCCTTCTTCTTTCTTCGGCCTTCACCCAAGATACTACATACTTCTTTGTCCTATGTTATTTGCTATAGTTATATGTATGTTATGAACTatatgctctctctctctctgttatCTTATAAAAGGAAAATACATTTTGTCTGTCTCTCTCTATTCAATTTGTGTACTTTGCAAATTATTTTTATGCCTTATGTTCAATGCCGTAGTTGAAAAGGACAATGGTCTTTACCATACAAATTGTCCTTTTCCAAATTCCAAGTAAAGAAATAATATTGATAAATGACTAATTGGGCCTTCAAAtccagcatggacctcatatacCAACATGCTTAAATAGCATACTCAATATgggagataagtagaataaattGATACACTTTTTAATATTTagggttttttttgtttttttttttgaattctaatAATTATTTGGAAAAACTCTCTGACTGAAATCTCTAAACGTATAAATGAAAAATCCGTGCATTTTTTGAATATAgaatagaaaatcaaaataatttaATTCAAAAAGTCGGTCTTTTAAAAGAGGAAAAGAACTGTTGAGCCAAAATAATGCAGGTACAAAAATTTTGAACTACATATAATCATGTAAAGTATTTATTTAATCAACCTATTATGGAAAGATATGTTTCCTTATTATCGGAAAAGTAGTTTAGTTATGTAGAaatggaaaataataataaagaagaGAAAGTGGTCATGAAGGATAAATACATAGTATATTAAATTACATAATTGAAAATTAAAGTAAGAATTCATATTATATAATTATGTATGTATGAAAATACACGTTTTTAATTGGTTTAATGTAAATAGGTGCATATAAATTTTTACAGTTATGAAGCAGTTGGTTAAGTCAACTTAATTTCAGGATTTACAGTTGTAATAATCACAATTAGTCATACGT
This DNA window, taken from Nicotiana tabacum cultivar K326 chromosome 4, ASM71507v2, whole genome shotgun sequence, encodes the following:
- the LOC107816335 gene encoding uncharacterized protein LOC107816335, translated to MLRGLLKAVSEVLAESEYRWCARHILANWSKYWRGLERKNNFWRCARASCVAELNFHLDNLNMLMNGICESLLRYNKETWCRAYFNCDRKCDIIDNNMCEIFNAWILAARHKTFITILEEIRVKMMERIGKLREFVDTWICDISPIAMKVYQDNMVQSMRCTIKWNGEYGYEVEDTLLRVVLKHCVNMQTQTCTCRSWMLKGIPCAHAIAAMHFKNIELINYISHWYHKSTYLKAYSTFIQLVPNMQTWPTSTNSPIEPPPIKKMPGRPKKKRRN